A window of the Choristoneura fumiferana chromosome 30, NRCan_CFum_1, whole genome shotgun sequence genome harbors these coding sequences:
- the LOC141444736 gene encoding uncharacterized protein, with protein sequence MSLENVCVKMEPKWEDESEAELKDTNGVLEVYHEVKVEVVFENDRLQDEADCVQDPLKQEDLEDIDLKETEVCPKAIPIAITTASSSACPHTDMIIPVPNKDEPECILSDNKPHLCYTCNKIFEHESDLQNHKCLEPGSSHLNKEITEKKPQSDSQKIFSCNTCKKGFAHKKVLIRHIKTHTDEKPYMCEICDKPCKTFTGLKQHAASHKTDKKEYSCDVCNKKFRFQCFLKRHALLHTGEKPHQCEVCKRQFAQQSHLLKHMRIHTGEKPFTCETCNKNFRCKSNLVQHQLMHTRDPPPTCHICNKQYQQKIHLEKHIMRIHQGIKPYMCEICNKPFRDKCDLKRHMLFHTGEKPFSCEICQKQFAQNCMLTQHMQIHTGEKPYTCEICNKQFRRRSHLDLHKRIHTGEKPHVCGICNKQFTEGRNLAMHMRIHTGEKPHVCDVCDKQFTQKSTLINHMRIHTSEKLFSCNICCKRFRRQCDVTRHERVHADP encoded by the exons ATGTCACTTGAAAATGTGTGCGTGAAGATGGAACCAAAATGGGAGGACGAGAGCGAAGCTGAACTTAAAGACACAAATGGAGTGCTTGAGGTGTACCATGAAGTTAAAGTAGAAGTGGTATTTGAAAATGATAGACTACAAGACGAAGCAGACTGTGTGCAAG ATCCATTAAAGCAAGAAGATCTGGAAGATATTGATCTCAAGGAAACAGAGGTGTGTCCCAAAGCAATACCAATTGCCATAACCACAGCATCCTCAAGTGCGTGCCCACACACTGATATGATCATACCAGTACCAAACAAAGACGAACCTGAATGCATCCTCTCTGACAACAAACCACATCTTTGTTatacttgtaataaaatattcgaACACGAATCAGATCTCCAAAATCACAAATGTCTGGAACCTGGAAGCAGTCatttaaacaaagaaataaCTGAGAAGAAACCTCAGAGTGACTCTCAAAAGATTTTCTCTTGCAACACATGCAAAAAAGGGTTTGCacacaaaaaagttttaatacgACATATAAAAACTCACACAGATGAGAAACCTTATATGTGTGAAATATGCGACAAACCTTGTAAGACTTTCACAGGTCTCAAACAGCATGCAGCTAGCCACAAGACGGATAAAAAAGAGTATAGTTGCGATGTTTGCAATAAAAAGTTTCGATTCCAATGTTTTCTAAAGCGACACGCCCTCCTTCACACAGGAGAGAAACCTCACCAGTGTGAAGTCTGTAAAAGACAGTTCGCACAACAGTCTCATCTCCTCAAGCATATGCGAATTCACACGGGCGAGAAACCGTTTACCTGCGaaacttgtaataaaaactttcgATGCAAATCTAATTTAGTACAACACCAACTCATGCACACAAGAGACCCGCCGCCCACATGCCACATCTGCAACAAGCAATACCAACAAAAGATCCATCTAGAGAAACACATCATGCGCATCCACCAAGGCATCAAGCCTTACATGTGTGAAATATGCAACAAGCCGTTCAGAGATAAGTGTGATTTGAAGAGGCACATGCTGTTTCACACAGGGGAGAAACCATTTTCTTGCGAGATATGCCAGAAACAGTTTGCACAGAACTGCATGCTCACCCAGCACATGCAGATTCACACAGGCGAAAAACCTTATACCTGCGAAATTTGCAATAAGCAATTCCGACGTAGATCCCACTTGGACTTACACAAAAGGATTCACACGGGTGAAAAACCTCATGTCTGTGGCATATGCAATAAACAGTTTACTGAAGGCCGGAACTTAGCGATGCATATGCGTATACACACGGGCGAGAAACCGCATGTATGTGACGTGTGTGACAAACAGTTCACACAGAAATCTACTTTGATTAATCATATGAGGATTCACACAAGTGAGAAATTGTTCTCTTGCAATATTTGCTGCAAGCGGTTTAGACGGCAGTGCGATGTCACGCGACATGAGCGAGTGCATGCTGATCCATGA
- the LOC141444721 gene encoding uncharacterized protein: protein MSNQTYDQYNTLVFLIYLCNKVNKTIELYKNKRAIFVIKMTRDKVDELLACRVCLAVDVDLYEIRECRLEQNFTDLMGIVVSQWDGCPRHICVWCRAQMLKYSVLRRQCQRSQGILQKALAESRVVTVDYLRTIDRVAQKLSLNLKTCSVYTSDSTQPEFIKIEDTIKEETNDFIENIFINEPDFDDSDVINNEINETNGSINTYTLEEVVVDLKRTRLAKTSKKRKKCDKQIDKSKNPKIVEANTKTKRIIKRRMADNGFLPDFNFDEFQTKYNVRIDILSKEEQLREVEGRKMAASYTLAAFGCEVCGKGFATKAVYDGHMAKHSVSAGAHACEICLVRFKTRSRAHVHQDTHRLKFTCEACGFVTRTRFIAKNHFLSHAGTTHKCPHCDAVFSKYTSYLTHVRRRHPAANTACEMCGETFVGDNGLRHHKTRTHRNSELSVPQFECKCVVCGAHFTSVAAMETHAAAATDGCDDSMRPCPHCGEECRSDEGLGRHQREHHAQRALLCRECNKWFSDAQSWGTHRARAHLNQRLKEPPRARPRPAHAFVCETCGSECTSLTNLAAHQRRHSGARPHACPAPGCPLCFSSLHNMRRHHRVVHLGQRPQVKCGTCGKLLAHAASLKLHVNTVHLKLPLPPRQRRRDK from the exons ATGTCAAACCAAACATATGATCAATACAATACACTTGTCTTCctcatttatttatgtaataaagtaaacaaaacaattgaattatacaaaaacaaaagagCAATATTTGTGATTAAAATGACGAGAGATAAAGTAGATGAGTTGCTTGCTTGTCGCGTCTGTTTAGCGGTTGACGTCGATTTATACGAAATACGAGAATGTAGATTAGAACAAAATTTTACTGATTTGATGGGCATTGTG GTGAGCCAGTGGGACGGCTGCCCGCGCCACATCTGCGTGTGGTGTCGTGCTCAGATGCTCAAGTACTCGGTGCTGCGGAGACAGTGCCAGCGCTCCCAGGGCATCCTGCAGAAGGCTTTAGCGGAGAGCCGTGTG GTAACTGTGGATTACCTTCGTACCATAGACCGTGTAGCTCAAAAACTGAGTCTTAATCTAAAAACCTGTAGCGTTTACACCTCAGATTCTACTCAGCCAGAATTCATAAAAATAGAAGACACAATAAAAGAAGAAACCAACGATTTTATAGAAAACATATTTATCAATGAACCAGATTTTGATGATTCCGACGTCATTAACAATGAAATCAACGAAACAAACGGATCAATTAATACTTATACATTAGAAGAAGTAGTTGTAGATCTGAAAAGAACAAGGCTTGCTAAAActagtaaaaaaagaaaaaaatgcgaCAAACAAATTGATAAAAGCAAGAATCCTAAAATCGTTGAAGCtaacactaaaactaaaagaataataaaaaggcGAATGGCTGACAATGGTTTTCTTCCTGATTTTAATTTTGACGAGTTTCAAACCAAATATAATGTTAGGATTGATATTTTGAGCAAAGAAGAACAACTGAGGGAAGTGGAAGGGAGAAAGATGGCAGCTAGTTACACTCTCGCGGCTTTTGGCTGCGAGGTGTGTGGGAAGGGGTTCGCGACTAAAGCTGTGTACGACGGGCACATGGCGAAACATAGTGTG AGTGCGGGCGCGCACGCCTGCGAGATCTGCCTCGTGCGCTTCAAGACCAGAAGCCGAGCGCACGTGCACCAGGACACGCACCGCCTCAAGTTCACCTGCGAGGCCTGTGGCTTCGTCACCAGAACTAG GTTCATAGCAAAGAACCATTTCCTCTCGCACGCCGGCACGACGCACAAGTGTCCGCACTGCGACGCAGTCTTCAG TAAATACACGTCGTACCTGACGCACGTGCGGCGCCGGCATCCGGCGGCCAACACCGCGTGCGAAATGTGCGGCGAGACCTTTGTCGGCGACAACGGCTTGAGGCATCACAAGACGCGCACGCATCGGAACAGTGAG CTGTCAGTGCCCCAGTTCGAGTGTAAGTGTGTTGTGTGCGGCGCGCACTTCACGAGTGTGGCGGCGATGGAGACGCACGCAGCCGCCGCGACTGATGGCTGCGATGACTCCATGAG GCCGTGTCCGCACTGCGGGGAGGAGTGCCGCAGCGACGAGGGCCTCGGGCGGCACCAGCGGGAACACCACGCGCAGAGGGCGCTGCTCTGCCGAGAG TGCAACAAGTGGTTCAGCGACGCGCAGTCGTGGGGCACGCaccgcgcgcgcgcgcacctcAACCAGCGGCTGAAGGAGCCCCCCCGCGCGCGCCCCCGCCCCGCACACGCCTTCGTCTGCGAGACCTGCGGCAGCGAGTGCACT TCCCTGACGAACCTGGCAGCGCACCAGCGGCGCCACTCGGGCGCCCGACCACACGCGTGCCCCGCCCCCGGCTGCCCGCTATGCTTCAGCAGCCTGCACAACATGCGCCGACACCACCGCGTG GTACATCTTGGCCAGCGCCCGCAAGTAAAATGTGGCACGTGCGGCAAGTTGCTGGCGCACGCGGCGTCGCTCAAACTGCACGTCAATACGGTGCATTTGAagctgccgctgccgccgcgGCAAAGGCGGCGCGACAAGTAG
- the LOC141444735 gene encoding uncharacterized protein isoform X1, with amino-acid sequence MSDIKLEIEMEELLACRICLATDDKLYRIYEHRLDEAFTDILGTNLSPCDGLPQRVCSPCRAQLQRSAGLRARARRTDAALRHALAEQHYLTNEFIRSIDRNAHSLTNDYSCKIFTDYPQTKIIEPERNDSCHSDNDHDADVKSDSDDLASRSCMVEIVENIAEVKILEERARKDAKKENKKKKPKERKKVIKVKGKPEVEWVVKKKPVRKRKGFKRYFMCDEDYIKFEEKYNIQVIRLSEEEQTREMEARKSTDSYLNALLRCEKCYKGFLSMFTYENHLKVHDPVSGANECALCQCRFKWPNNLRTHMIENHQLKYVCNQCQRVIKGRHEALLHAEFHAGKTWECKHCGRTFKKKSTFYTHVRMNHASEREETGGECGACGASFKGAPGLKLHQIKKCNKNMKPPESSAEAGTEPPTLCSRKGFICEVCGKKCTSLSILAVHLRAHTGDRPHACPGPGCPLRFAKKDNMEKHHRVVHLGQRPQVKCELCGKLLAHAASLKLHVRTVHLKLPAPPRPPRHRRKKGEHMEG; translated from the exons ATGTCTGATATAAAGTTAGAGATAGAAATGGAAGAGCTGCTGGCATGCCGCATTTGCCTTGCAACCGACGACAAGTTATATAGGATCTACGAACACCGACTGGACGAGGCGTTCACTGATATTTTGGGGACAAAT CTGTCCCCGTGCGACGGGCTGCCGCAGCGCGTGTGCAGCCCGTGCCGCGCTCAGCTGCAGCGCTCCGCTGGCCTGCGAGCGCGCGCCCGCCGCACCGACGCAGCGCTGCGGCACGCGCTCGCTGAACAACACTAT ctcACTAACGAGTTCATTCGTTCTATCGACCGCAACGCGCACAGCCTAACGAACGATTAcagttgcaaaatattcaccgACTACCCTCAAACAAAAATTATAGAGCCAGAGCGCAATGACAGCTGTCACTCTGACAACGACCACGACGCGGACGTCAAAAGTGACAGCGACGACCTTGCCAGCCGAAGCTGCATGGTAGAAATAGTAGAAAATATCGCCGAAGTGAAAATATTGGAAGAACGAGCGAGAAAGGATgcaaaaaaggaaaataaaaagaagaaacctaaagagagaaagaaagtgATCAAAGTGAAGGGTAAACCGGAAGTCGAGTGGGTGGTTAAGAAGAAGCCGGTGAGGAAAAGAAAAGGTTTCAAAAGATATTTTATGTGCGACGAGGATTATATTAAGTTTGAAGAAAAGTACAATATACAAGTGATACGGTTGTCGGAGGAGGAGCAAACGAGAGAGATGGAGGCGCGGAAAAGTACTGACAGTTATTTGAATGCTCTCTTGAGATGTGAGAAGTGTTACAAAGGATTCCTGTCCATGTTCACATATGAGAATCATTTGAAGGTCCATGATCCC GTGTCGGGCGCGAACGAGTGCGCGCTGTGCCAGTGCCGCTTCAAGTGGCCCAACAACCTGCGCACGCACATGATCGAGAATCACCAGCTCAAGTACGTCTGCAACCAGTGCCAGCGGGTCATCAAAGGCAG GCATGAGGCATTGTTGCACGCAgagttccacgcgggcaaaaccTGGGAGTGCAAACATTGCGGCCGGACCTTCAA AAAGAAGTCTACGTTCTACACGCACGTGCGCATGAACCACGCGTCGGAGCGCGAGGAGACAGGCGGCGAGTGCGGCGCCTGCGGGGCCTCCTTCAAGGGGGCGCCCGGCCTCAAGCTGCACCAGATCAAAAAG TGCAATAAGAACATGAAGCCTCCGGAGTCCAGCGCAGAGGCTGGCACTGAACCCCCGACCCTCTGCTCCAGGAAGGGCTTCATTTGCGAAGTCTGCGGGAAGAAATGTACT TCGCTGTCGATCCTGGCGGTGCACCTGCGCGCGCACACGGGCGACCGGCCGCACGCCTGCCCCGGCCCCGGCTGCCCGCTCAGGTTCGCCAAGAAGGACAACATGGAGAAACACCATCGAGTG GTGCACCTGGGCCAGCGTCCGCAGGTGAAGTGCGAGTTGTGCGGCAAGCTGCTGGCGCACGCTGCGTCGCTCAAGCTGCACGTGCGCACTGTACACCTCAAGctgcccgcgccgccgcgccccccaCGACACAGGAGGAAGAAGGGGGAACATATGGAGGGATAG
- the LOC141444735 gene encoding uncharacterized protein isoform X2 — MSDIKLEIEMEELLACRICLATDDKLYRIYEHRLDEAFTDILGTNLSPCDGLPQRVCSPCRAQLQRSAGLRARARRTDAALRHALAEQHYLTNEFIRSIDRNAHSLTNDYSCKIFTDYPQTKIIEPERNDSCHSDNDHDADVKSDSDDLASRSCMVEIVENIAEVKILEERARKDAKKENKKKKPKERKKVIKVKGKPEVEWVVKKKPVRKRKGFKRYFMCDEDYIKFEEKYNIQVIRLSEEEQTREMEARKSTDSYLNALLRCEKCYKGFLSMFTYENHLKVHDPVSGANECALCQCRFKWPNNLRTHMIENHQLKYVCNQCQRVIKGRHEALLHAEFHAGKTWECKHCGRTFKKKSTFYTHVRMNHASEREETGGECGACGASFKGAPGLKLHQIKKCNKNMKPPESSAEAGTEPPTLCSRKGFICEVCGKKCTVHLGQRPQVKCELCGKLLAHAASLKLHVRTVHLKLPAPPRPPRHRRKKGEHMEG; from the exons ATGTCTGATATAAAGTTAGAGATAGAAATGGAAGAGCTGCTGGCATGCCGCATTTGCCTTGCAACCGACGACAAGTTATATAGGATCTACGAACACCGACTGGACGAGGCGTTCACTGATATTTTGGGGACAAAT CTGTCCCCGTGCGACGGGCTGCCGCAGCGCGTGTGCAGCCCGTGCCGCGCTCAGCTGCAGCGCTCCGCTGGCCTGCGAGCGCGCGCCCGCCGCACCGACGCAGCGCTGCGGCACGCGCTCGCTGAACAACACTAT ctcACTAACGAGTTCATTCGTTCTATCGACCGCAACGCGCACAGCCTAACGAACGATTAcagttgcaaaatattcaccgACTACCCTCAAACAAAAATTATAGAGCCAGAGCGCAATGACAGCTGTCACTCTGACAACGACCACGACGCGGACGTCAAAAGTGACAGCGACGACCTTGCCAGCCGAAGCTGCATGGTAGAAATAGTAGAAAATATCGCCGAAGTGAAAATATTGGAAGAACGAGCGAGAAAGGATgcaaaaaaggaaaataaaaagaagaaacctaaagagagaaagaaagtgATCAAAGTGAAGGGTAAACCGGAAGTCGAGTGGGTGGTTAAGAAGAAGCCGGTGAGGAAAAGAAAAGGTTTCAAAAGATATTTTATGTGCGACGAGGATTATATTAAGTTTGAAGAAAAGTACAATATACAAGTGATACGGTTGTCGGAGGAGGAGCAAACGAGAGAGATGGAGGCGCGGAAAAGTACTGACAGTTATTTGAATGCTCTCTTGAGATGTGAGAAGTGTTACAAAGGATTCCTGTCCATGTTCACATATGAGAATCATTTGAAGGTCCATGATCCC GTGTCGGGCGCGAACGAGTGCGCGCTGTGCCAGTGCCGCTTCAAGTGGCCCAACAACCTGCGCACGCACATGATCGAGAATCACCAGCTCAAGTACGTCTGCAACCAGTGCCAGCGGGTCATCAAAGGCAG GCATGAGGCATTGTTGCACGCAgagttccacgcgggcaaaaccTGGGAGTGCAAACATTGCGGCCGGACCTTCAA AAAGAAGTCTACGTTCTACACGCACGTGCGCATGAACCACGCGTCGGAGCGCGAGGAGACAGGCGGCGAGTGCGGCGCCTGCGGGGCCTCCTTCAAGGGGGCGCCCGGCCTCAAGCTGCACCAGATCAAAAAG TGCAATAAGAACATGAAGCCTCCGGAGTCCAGCGCAGAGGCTGGCACTGAACCCCCGACCCTCTGCTCCAGGAAGGGCTTCATTTGCGAAGTCTGCGGGAAGAAATGTACT GTGCACCTGGGCCAGCGTCCGCAGGTGAAGTGCGAGTTGTGCGGCAAGCTGCTGGCGCACGCTGCGTCGCTCAAGCTGCACGTGCGCACTGTACACCTCAAGctgcccgcgccgccgcgccccccaCGACACAGGAGGAAGAAGGGGGAACATATGGAGGGATAG